In Myxococcus stipitatus, the following are encoded in one genomic region:
- a CDS encoding DUF3969 family protein, with product MSESMPHRLASHESLWLRAEGLIDSQRLVAIAALGLCHALAQGAVTPTYACHQLFGPALLSRLATLKAHPELRHAIHLASEFEDVADVAPAKLASAIAEVQGILLGFLLTLAPSEAAVEKWLVPLPDHQA from the coding sequence ATGAGCGAATCCATGCCGCATCGCCTGGCATCACACGAGAGCCTCTGGCTGCGAGCGGAAGGTCTCATTGATTCCCAGCGACTGGTGGCCATTGCTGCCCTGGGCTTGTGTCACGCCCTGGCGCAGGGGGCCGTGACTCCTACCTATGCGTGCCACCAACTTTTTGGGCCGGCCCTCTTGTCACGCCTGGCCACATTGAAGGCCCATCCGGAACTCCGGCATGCCATCCATCTGGCGAGTGAGTTCGAGGATGTGGCGGACGTCGCGCCTGCGAAACTGGCTTCGGCGATTGCCGAGGTGCAGGGCATACTGCTGGGTTTCTTGCTGACACTTGCTCCCTCCGAAGCCGCCGTGGAGAAGTGGTTGGTGCCATTGCCTGACCATCAGGCGTGA